The following are from one region of the Actinopolyspora halophila DSM 43834 genome:
- a CDS encoding aldo/keto reductase — protein sequence MRYRQLGNTGLRVSRLALGTMNWGHGTDSTEAAAQLATFHQAGGTLVDTSPEYQHGRSERMLGELLDNDVAREQLLIATTTGPHPSRAALLDSLHGSLRRMGTDHIDLWQLHGWDPTVPVEEALDTLDTAVTSGKVRYIGVSNHSGWQMATAAALQGAVPGRIPLACAQTEYSLLQRHPEAEVLPAARHHNLSLLAWAPLGRGVLTGKYRNDTPADSRASDPELADYLDHHRTNRAGRIVHALTTAADGLGTSPAAVALAWIRDRPGVGAPVLGARTAEQLKSCLECEEVTLPPAIQAALDDVSASSPPAE from the coding sequence GTGCGCTATCGACAGCTCGGAAACACCGGTCTGCGCGTGTCACGACTCGCGTTGGGGACCATGAACTGGGGGCACGGCACCGACAGCACCGAGGCGGCCGCCCAGCTGGCCACCTTCCACCAAGCCGGCGGAACCCTGGTCGACACCTCCCCCGAGTACCAGCACGGGCGCAGCGAGAGGATGCTCGGTGAGCTGCTGGACAACGACGTCGCGCGTGAACAACTGCTCATCGCCACCACCACGGGTCCGCACCCCTCCAGAGCGGCACTGCTCGACTCGCTGCACGGCTCGCTGCGCCGCATGGGCACCGATCACATCGACCTGTGGCAACTGCACGGTTGGGATCCGACCGTGCCCGTCGAAGAGGCCCTCGACACGCTCGACACGGCGGTCACCAGCGGAAAAGTCCGCTACATAGGGGTCTCCAACCACAGCGGGTGGCAGATGGCCACAGCGGCGGCCCTGCAGGGCGCCGTGCCGGGGCGCATCCCCCTGGCCTGCGCCCAGACCGAGTACTCGCTGCTGCAGCGCCACCCCGAAGCCGAGGTCCTGCCCGCCGCGCGCCACCACAACCTGTCCCTGCTCGCCTGGGCACCACTCGGTCGTGGCGTGCTGACCGGCAAATACCGCAACGACACCCCCGCCGACTCCCGAGCCTCCGACCCCGAGCTGGCCGACTACCTCGATCACCACCGCACCAACCGGGCCGGACGTATCGTGCACGCGCTGACCACCGCCGCCGACGGGCTCGGCACCTCCCCCGCCGCGGTGGCCCTGGCCTGGATACGCGACCGCCCCGGTGTCGGCGCCCCCGTCCTCGGGGCTCGCACCGCCGAACAGCTCAAAAGCTGTCTCGAGTGCGAGGAAGTGACCCTGCCGCCGGCCATCCAAGCGGCCCTCGACGACGTCAGCGCCTCGTCGCCTCCGGCCGAGTGA
- a CDS encoding undecaprenyl-diphosphate phosphatase codes for MTWLQAVVLAVVQGLTEFLPVSSSGHLRVVSQLLFNADAGASFTAVTQIGTELAVVIYFFADIARLIATWFRGMVNPEVRRTQDYRLAWYVIVGSIPIGILGFFFQDLIRGALRSLWITATTLIVFGLLLGLAERYGPQLRKQAELRLSDGVLMGLAQSLALVPGVSRSGGTITAGLSLGLDRPTAVRFSFLLAIPAVFAAGLLELGHVFDPGGAGLQPSAPQMLVATVLAGLVGYACIAWLLRYVEKHSVYLFVWWRVLVGLAVYVLLGFGVLQA; via the coding sequence TTGACGTGGTTGCAGGCCGTGGTGCTTGCCGTGGTGCAGGGTTTGACCGAGTTCTTGCCCGTTTCGTCCTCGGGGCACTTGCGGGTCGTCTCGCAGCTGCTGTTCAACGCCGACGCGGGCGCGTCGTTCACGGCGGTCACCCAGATCGGCACGGAACTCGCCGTGGTGATCTATTTCTTCGCCGACATCGCACGCCTGATCGCGACGTGGTTCCGCGGCATGGTCAATCCCGAGGTGCGGCGCACCCAGGATTATCGACTGGCGTGGTACGTGATCGTGGGCAGCATCCCCATCGGGATCCTCGGTTTCTTCTTCCAGGACCTGATCCGGGGAGCGCTGCGCAGCCTGTGGATCACCGCGACCACGCTGATCGTGTTCGGCCTGCTGCTCGGGTTGGCCGAGCGTTACGGGCCCCAGCTGCGCAAGCAGGCCGAGCTGCGGCTCAGCGACGGTGTGCTCATGGGGCTGGCCCAGTCCCTTGCCCTGGTTCCCGGGGTGTCCCGCTCCGGTGGAACGATCACTGCCGGCCTGTCGCTGGGGCTGGACCGCCCCACCGCAGTGCGCTTCTCGTTCCTGCTGGCGATCCCGGCCGTGTTCGCGGCGGGGTTGTTGGAACTGGGGCACGTGTTCGACCCGGGCGGAGCGGGGCTGCAACCGAGCGCTCCGCAGATGCTCGTGGCCACTGTGCTGGCCGGGCTGGTGGGCTATGCCTGCATCGCCTGGCTGTTGAGGTACGTGGAGAAGCACAGCGTCTACCTGTTCGTCTGGTGGCGTGTGTTGGTCGGCCTCGCCGTGTACGTGCTGCTCGGTTTCGGTGTGCTGCAGGCATGA
- a CDS encoding histidine phosphatase family protein — MATVILLRHARSAANGAGTLAGRTPGVGLDETGRTQASGLVDRLHPVPLRAVLASPLQRCVDTVADLAGRRALPVETDEGLYEVDYGDWTGRSLKELSEQPQWRVVQQHPSAAVFPGGEGLAQMQARAVAAIRAQDARVTEEHGSQAVWLACTHGDVIKGVLADALGLHLDGFQRIVVEPCSFSVIRYTETRPFVLRTNDTGSDLSGLIPAESEDSNDEAVVGGARGS, encoded by the coding sequence GTGGCGACGGTGATTTTGCTGCGACACGCGCGTTCGGCGGCCAACGGCGCGGGAACGCTGGCCGGACGGACCCCCGGTGTCGGTTTGGACGAGACGGGCCGAACCCAGGCCTCCGGGCTGGTCGACCGACTCCACCCCGTCCCGTTGCGGGCCGTGCTGGCCTCCCCGCTGCAACGATGTGTCGACACGGTCGCCGACCTGGCCGGTCGGCGCGCCCTGCCGGTGGAAACCGACGAGGGGCTCTACGAGGTCGACTACGGCGACTGGACGGGCCGTTCGTTGAAGGAGCTGTCCGAACAACCCCAGTGGCGCGTGGTCCAGCAGCATCCTTCCGCCGCGGTGTTTCCCGGCGGCGAGGGGTTGGCCCAGATGCAGGCGCGGGCGGTGGCCGCCATACGTGCCCAGGACGCGCGGGTGACCGAGGAACACGGTTCGCAGGCGGTTTGGCTGGCCTGCACGCACGGTGACGTGATCAAGGGGGTCCTGGCCGACGCGCTGGGGCTGCACCTGGACGGTTTCCAGCGGATCGTGGTCGAACCGTGCTCGTTCAGCGTGATCCGCTACACCGAGACCAGACCGTTCGTGCTGCGGACCAACGACACCGGCTCCGACCTGTCCGGGCTGATCCCCGCCGAGAGCGAGGACTCGAACGACGAGGCCGTCGTGGGAGGTGCCAGGGGGAGTTGA
- a CDS encoding DUF6314 family protein has product MNAPCGRAVHDLPAFFGGDWSLRRVISDPDGGVLGEFEGSARFTSDEDVLCYEERGSLRLGDYRGPAFRALRYHVTGPGQAHVYFDYGDFFHALDLREGGCRAEHPCRDDLYRGEFGVVDDDTWWQRWVVSGPTKNHVLYTEFSRGQPPPRPEGTT; this is encoded by the coding sequence TTGAACGCACCGTGTGGCCGTGCCGTGCACGACCTTCCCGCCTTCTTCGGCGGGGACTGGTCACTGCGGCGGGTGATCTCGGACCCGGACGGGGGGGTGCTGGGCGAGTTCGAGGGCTCGGCCCGCTTCACCTCGGACGAGGACGTGCTGTGCTACGAGGAGCGGGGCTCCCTGCGGCTGGGCGATTACCGCGGACCCGCCTTCCGCGCGCTGCGCTACCACGTGACCGGCCCGGGGCAGGCCCACGTGTATTTCGACTACGGGGACTTCTTCCACGCCCTGGACCTGCGAGAAGGAGGCTGCCGAGCCGAACACCCCTGCCGGGACGATCTGTACCGGGGTGAGTTCGGAGTGGTCGACGACGACACGTGGTGGCAGCGCTGGGTGGTATCCGGCCCGACGAAGAACCACGTGCTGTACACCGAATTCTCCCGCGGGCAACCCCCACCGCGCCCGGAAGGGACCACGTGA
- a CDS encoding M24 family metallopeptidase yields the protein MPRESVELRSAAEIGAMRDAGRAVAAVLNTVTTRITRGTTGAELEATARAVLADHDARPAFGGTRRSSSRRRALAVSRQEVIRGRAPDGNGFVPGELVTVECAGSVGGWCSWSAATETVGVEDELARRSASTAREALRGAVAAATAGNRLGDVSHALGLVVRGAGYGMPLSCGHGIGRGLREPPAVPRPGKRGEGLLLRPGIVVTIVAALADGGTDGVRHGPDGSVETEDGSRCLLLGETLAVTARGPRILTVP from the coding sequence GTGCCGCGGGAGTCGGTCGAACTCAGATCCGCCGCCGAGATCGGGGCCATGCGTGATGCCGGCCGTGCCGTGGCAGCGGTGCTGAACACCGTCACCACGCGGATCACCCGGGGGACCACCGGCGCCGAGCTGGAAGCCACCGCCCGTGCGGTGCTGGCCGACCACGACGCGAGACCCGCCTTCGGCGGTACGAGACGGTCCTCGTCACGCAGGCGGGCGCTGGCCGTGTCCCGCCAGGAGGTGATCCGCGGCCGCGCGCCGGACGGGAACGGTTTCGTCCCGGGCGAGCTGGTCACCGTGGAATGCGCGGGCAGCGTGGGAGGCTGGTGTTCCTGGTCCGCGGCCACGGAGACCGTCGGCGTCGAGGACGAGCTCGCGCGGCGTTCGGCGAGCACGGCCCGGGAGGCGCTGCGTGGTGCCGTGGCCGCGGCCACGGCGGGCAACCGGCTGGGAGACGTCTCCCACGCGCTCGGTCTGGTGGTGCGCGGAGCGGGCTACGGCATGCCCCTCTCCTGCGGACACGGCATCGGGCGCGGCCTCCGGGAACCTCCCGCGGTGCCGCGGCCCGGCAAGCGAGGTGAAGGACTGCTGCTGCGCCCGGGCATCGTGGTGACGATCGTGGCTGCCCTGGCCGACGGAGGCACCGACGGGGTCCGTCACGGGCCCGACGGTTCGGTGGAAACCGAGGACGGAAGCCGCTGCCTCCTGCTCGGCGAGACGCTCGCCGTGACCGCCCGAGGGCCACGGATCCTGACGGTGCCTTGA
- a CDS encoding aminoglycoside adenylyltransferase family protein, translated as MSQEEDTARLVHDVLGADVVGIYRHGSAALDGLRPHSDLDLLVVSRRRMTWQQRRELVDGLLGVSGAVGRPGSARPVELTVAVETDLRPWRYPPRCEFQYGEWLRAEFESGELPSPASSPDLAPLVTMVLLGDAAVCGPPPGRVLDPVPHGDLVHAFAAAVPELLDELWSDTRNVVLTLARIWSSLATGVISSKDAAADWALRRLPEEHRPVLEHARAVYLAQQEQDWNDTAQRVRACAEYVVEAIRELLAHGGYEDLVPLVPGTPSSD; from the coding sequence ATGTCGCAGGAGGAGGACACCGCGCGTCTGGTCCACGACGTGCTCGGCGCGGACGTCGTCGGGATCTACCGGCACGGCTCCGCCGCGCTCGACGGGCTGCGCCCGCACAGTGATCTCGACCTGCTCGTCGTGTCCCGCCGGCGTATGACGTGGCAGCAGCGGCGGGAGCTCGTCGACGGCCTGCTGGGGGTGTCCGGTGCTGTCGGTCGGCCCGGTTCGGCTCGCCCGGTGGAGCTGACGGTCGCCGTCGAGACCGATCTGAGGCCGTGGCGCTACCCGCCGCGCTGCGAGTTCCAGTACGGGGAGTGGTTGCGCGCGGAGTTCGAGAGCGGTGAGCTGCCGTCACCGGCGAGCAGCCCCGATCTGGCCCCGCTGGTGACGATGGTGCTGCTCGGCGACGCCGCGGTGTGCGGTCCCCCGCCTGGGCGGGTACTCGATCCCGTACCGCACGGGGATCTCGTCCACGCGTTCGCCGCCGCCGTTCCGGAACTGCTCGACGAGTTGTGGTCCGACACGCGCAACGTGGTGCTGACGCTGGCACGTATCTGGTCCAGTCTCGCCACGGGAGTGATCAGTTCCAAGGACGCGGCGGCCGACTGGGCCCTCCGCCGCCTCCCGGAGGAGCACCGCCCCGTGCTCGAGCACGCGCGAGCCGTCTACCTCGCGCAGCAGGAGCAGGACTGGAACGACACGGCGCAGCGGGTCCGTGCCTGTGCGGAGTACGTTGTCGAAGCGATCCGGGAGTTGCTCGCACACGGCGGCTACGAGGATCTGGTACCGCTGGTGCCGGGAACGCCCTCCTCCGACTGA
- a CDS encoding macrolide family glycosyltransferase, with translation MPRHFAFMAPPFDGHVNPNLPLVEELRKRGHRVSYATGSRKLETVRASGAQGVDTNMDFAPPTQSFDRMTPEKLAEMMGYLLEHVRESFPVLRRHFTEDPPDVVCYDMMMMAGPMLAEVLGVPGVALVPNFAANEHFSLLRTFLPEDFDTDHPALREVERNRAELAEELGVSLPGSVFSAKPADLNLVSVPRQFQPAAETFDERFRFLGPSLGSRATRESFAPRDPEVPLLFISLGTAFNNRPDFYRQCLEAFSDGAWQVAMSVGEQLDPDELGPFPDNFDVRARFPQPAVLEHADVFLSHTGMNSTMESLYHGVPLVAYPQMPEQRANAERAEQLGLARVLPEEVTPELLRKTVDAVSGDERMRAVASATSFGVRSGGGAVAGADALEAHLAT, from the coding sequence ATGCCCCGCCATTTCGCGTTCATGGCACCGCCCTTCGACGGGCATGTGAACCCGAACCTGCCGCTGGTGGAAGAGTTGAGGAAGCGCGGCCACCGCGTCAGTTACGCCACCGGAAGCCGCAAGTTGGAAACCGTGCGGGCCAGCGGTGCTCAAGGCGTCGACACCAACATGGATTTCGCCCCGCCCACGCAATCATTCGACCGGATGACCCCGGAGAAGCTGGCGGAGATGATGGGCTATCTCCTCGAGCACGTGCGTGAGTCCTTTCCCGTGCTGCGCAGGCACTTCACCGAGGATCCGCCCGATGTGGTGTGCTACGACATGATGATGATGGCGGGTCCGATGCTGGCCGAGGTCCTCGGAGTCCCGGGGGTCGCCTTGGTGCCCAACTTCGCCGCGAACGAGCACTTCTCGCTGCTGCGTACTTTCCTGCCCGAGGACTTCGACACCGATCACCCCGCGCTGCGCGAAGTGGAACGAAACCGCGCTGAACTGGCCGAGGAGCTCGGAGTCTCCCTGCCGGGTTCCGTGTTCTCCGCGAAACCCGCCGATTTGAACCTGGTGTCCGTTCCCCGCCAGTTCCAGCCCGCGGCCGAGACCTTCGACGAGCGCTTCCGGTTCCTGGGGCCTTCGCTAGGAAGCAGGGCCACGCGGGAGTCGTTCGCCCCGCGGGACCCGGAGGTGCCGCTGCTGTTCATCTCCTTGGGGACCGCGTTCAACAACCGCCCGGATTTCTACCGTCAGTGCCTGGAAGCCTTCTCCGACGGGGCGTGGCAGGTGGCGATGTCGGTCGGCGAGCAGCTCGACCCGGACGAGTTGGGGCCCTTCCCGGACAATTTCGACGTGCGCGCCCGGTTCCCGCAGCCGGCAGTGCTCGAGCACGCGGACGTGTTCCTGTCGCACACGGGGATGAACTCCACGATGGAGTCGCTGTATCACGGTGTTCCGCTGGTGGCCTACCCGCAGATGCCGGAACAGCGGGCCAACGCCGAACGTGCCGAGCAGCTCGGGCTGGCCCGGGTTCTTCCCGAGGAGGTGACTCCGGAACTGCTGCGCAAGACGGTCGATGCCGTCTCAGGTGACGAGCGGATGCGGGCCGTGGCCTCGGCGACGAGTTTCGGGGTCCGCAGCGGTGGTGGCGCGGTGGCCGGTGCCGACGCGCTGGAGGCGCACCTGGCGACCTGA
- a CDS encoding nucleoside recognition domain-containing protein, producing the protein MNRSTILDEAARLRAELDDDFRDGIVESLYAESSRITSTTLSHRDTPARTTWDKLLDRALTHRVWGFVVMGVLLFGVFWFTIAGAAAPSGLLSTLLVEHGHGWLTRLVSPLHVPEWLTGLLLDGVYLSTAWVVAVMLPPMAIFFPLFTILEDFGYLPRVAFNLDRLFAGSGAHGKQALSMMMGYGCNAAGVTATRIIDSRRERLIAVITNNFSICNGRWPVLILMGTVFLGKLVPPAFAGLVAAGSVVTVAFLGVLVTLLVSWGLSKTVLRGETSVYSLELPPYRPPRIWWTLYTSLIDRTLKVLRRAVTMAAPAGAAIWVISNVTITETSLAGHLAALLAPLGWLMGLNGIILLAYVVAIPANEIIIPTILMLTLTLGPGLFAADSGVLLELGAAETRTVLVRAGGWTLLTAVNLMLFTLLHNPCGTTILTIWHETRSVKWTTVATLLPVGLGIVVTSLTAAVARSAGWV; encoded by the coding sequence ATGAACCGCTCGACGATCCTCGACGAGGCCGCACGCCTGCGTGCCGAACTGGACGACGACTTCCGGGACGGAATCGTCGAATCCCTCTACGCCGAATCCTCCCGCATCACCTCCACCACCCTCTCCCACCGGGACACCCCCGCCAGGACGACCTGGGACAAACTGCTCGACAGGGCACTGACCCACCGCGTGTGGGGGTTCGTGGTCATGGGGGTACTGCTGTTCGGGGTTTTCTGGTTCACCATCGCCGGAGCGGCAGCCCCCTCCGGGCTGCTGTCCACTCTGCTCGTCGAACACGGTCACGGTTGGCTGACACGACTCGTGTCGCCGCTCCACGTCCCCGAGTGGCTGACGGGGCTGCTGCTCGACGGGGTGTATCTGTCCACCGCCTGGGTCGTGGCCGTGATGCTGCCGCCCATGGCGATCTTCTTCCCGCTGTTCACGATCCTCGAGGACTTCGGATACCTGCCCAGAGTCGCGTTCAACCTGGACAGACTCTTCGCTGGGTCCGGGGCGCACGGCAAGCAGGCTCTGTCCATGATGATGGGATACGGCTGCAACGCGGCCGGAGTGACAGCCACCAGAATCATCGACAGCCGACGCGAACGACTGATCGCCGTCATCACCAACAACTTCAGCATCTGCAACGGACGCTGGCCCGTGCTCATCCTGATGGGCACCGTCTTCCTCGGGAAACTGGTCCCGCCCGCCTTCGCGGGCTTGGTCGCCGCGGGCAGCGTCGTGACCGTGGCCTTCCTCGGGGTGCTGGTCACACTACTGGTGTCCTGGGGACTGTCGAAAACGGTGCTGCGCGGGGAAACCTCGGTGTACTCGCTGGAACTGCCCCCGTACCGGCCGCCCAGGATCTGGTGGACCCTCTACACCAGCCTCATCGACCGCACCCTGAAGGTGCTGCGCAGAGCGGTGACCATGGCCGCCCCCGCAGGGGCGGCCATCTGGGTGATCAGCAACGTCACCATCACCGAGACGAGCCTGGCCGGTCACCTCGCCGCACTGCTCGCCCCGCTGGGATGGCTGATGGGACTCAACGGCATCATCCTGCTGGCCTACGTCGTGGCCATCCCCGCCAACGAGATCATCATTCCCACCATCCTGATGTTGACGCTGACCCTCGGGCCCGGCCTGTTCGCCGCCGACAGCGGGGTCCTGCTCGAGCTGGGGGCCGCCGAGACCCGGACCGTGCTCGTGCGGGCGGGAGGATGGACCCTGCTCACAGCCGTCAACCTGATGCTGTTCACCCTGCTGCACAACCCGTGCGGCACCACCATCCTCACCATCTGGCACGAGACGCGGAGCGTGAAGTGGACGACCGTGGCCACGCTGCTGCCGGTCGGGCTCGGCATCGTGGTCACGAGCCTGACCGCAGCCGTGGCCCGTTCCGCCGGCTGGGTGTGA
- a CDS encoding FeoB small GTPase domain-containing protein — MTAADSSAGTSPACGDCVLNNVSNLRELGVSPAGHDIVAAVAGNPNTGKSTVFNALTGLRRHVGNWSGKTVDRAEGGFEYRRRRYKLVDLPGTHSLLSTSHDEDIARDFLLFGRPDTTVVVVDATRLERDLNLVLQILQITDRVVCALNLVDEAERNGLAVDSRHLARELGVPVVPMVARRGTGMTELLEAVEQVVSGAITTRGKRVQHRDNRLEQAVSRLSEQLEREFPGVANTRWIALRLLEADPRVERAVADGTLGELSTAATLAAPPGGNTT; from the coding sequence GTGACCGCGGCGGACTCCTCGGCCGGCACCTCCCCCGCCTGCGGCGACTGCGTGCTCAACAACGTCTCCAACCTGCGCGAACTGGGTGTGTCCCCCGCAGGGCACGACATCGTCGCGGCGGTGGCCGGAAATCCCAACACCGGCAAGAGCACCGTGTTCAACGCGCTGACAGGGCTGCGCCGACACGTCGGCAACTGGTCGGGCAAAACCGTGGACAGGGCGGAGGGCGGTTTCGAGTACCGTCGGCGCCGCTACAAACTCGTCGATCTGCCCGGCACGCACTCGCTGCTGTCCACCAGTCACGACGAGGACATCGCCCGCGACTTCCTGCTGTTCGGCCGGCCCGACACGACCGTGGTGGTCGTCGACGCGACACGACTGGAACGAGACCTCAACCTCGTCCTGCAGATCCTGCAGATCACCGACCGAGTGGTGTGCGCCCTCAACCTCGTCGACGAGGCCGAGCGCAACGGGCTGGCAGTGGACTCCAGGCACCTGGCCCGGGAACTGGGGGTGCCCGTGGTCCCGATGGTGGCACGCCGCGGCACCGGCATGACGGAACTGCTGGAAGCGGTGGAGCAGGTGGTCTCGGGCGCGATCACCACCAGAGGCAAGCGGGTCCAGCACCGCGACAACCGGCTCGAACAGGCGGTGAGCCGCCTCTCCGAACAGCTCGAAAGGGAGTTTCCCGGGGTGGCCAACACCAGGTGGATCGCCCTGCGGCTGCTCGAGGCCGACCCCCGCGTCGAGCGTGCCGTCGCCGACGGCACGCTGGGGGAACTGTCCACCGCCGCCACGCTCGCGGCACCTCCGGGCGGGAACACGACATGA
- a CDS encoding FeoA family protein, whose translation MSTTLDRLHRGQTATVTALELEGAERRRLMDMGLLVGTTVSVDRVSPLGDPTAYRVRGGLLVLRRGQAHQIHVALLGGDPT comes from the coding sequence ATGTCGACCACCCTGGACCGGCTTCATCGGGGCCAAACGGCCACCGTGACCGCACTGGAACTCGAGGGCGCCGAACGGCGGCGCCTGATGGACATGGGACTGCTCGTCGGCACCACGGTCTCGGTCGACCGCGTCAGCCCGCTCGGCGACCCCACAGCCTACCGGGTTCGGGGCGGTCTGCTCGTGCTGCGCCGCGGACAAGCCCACCAGATCCACGTCGCCCTCCTCGGGGGAGATCCGACGTGA
- a CDS encoding ArnT family glycosyltransferase, protein MSTAPPAPVGTTPQEANRRAPATLPRFAWVPITALALGFFTVGMLVASRYGYFGDELYFLAAGDHPAPGYVDQPPGVPLVARAMQTLFPDSLVALRLPSLLITIGYIVVAALTTRELGGKRLAQTCVAGACILAPHFVGSAHLLVTYSFDQALWAWILWLVVRWTRKHQQGESGDLLLIGAGLVTAVTLQFKLLVPALWLMLVLTAVLFGPRRLALRPGLWVAGVLSVLSALPGLLWQIDNGWPQLEMAEVVDSETGGVTSFLRVLFTQVGPIGGTLTVVGLYGLLFRRHLSPYRFIGVTVVALTALFAMSSGRSYYLAGCYAVLFAAATVVVQHWWQQRPATATYRWLFRGWTAAVALSYAFAAQGAINTLPIVPVSEIRPGNVVATASLGWEPITTQIAERYRALPDGVPTAVITHDYWSASALHHFGPEHGLSDVYSPSRGFWYFDRPDEDVERVVYLGSDREQLEKWFGDVRKVGTVETDLDAATYYEDMRIWVAGDPKEPWSQLWPRLHHMSLW, encoded by the coding sequence ATGTCCACAGCACCGCCGGCCCCCGTCGGTACCACTCCGCAGGAGGCGAACCGACGCGCTCCCGCCACGCTCCCCCGGTTCGCCTGGGTACCGATCACCGCGCTCGCTCTCGGCTTCTTCACCGTCGGGATGCTGGTCGCCTCCCGCTACGGCTATTTCGGCGACGAGCTGTACTTCCTCGCCGCAGGCGACCATCCCGCACCGGGGTATGTGGACCAGCCCCCGGGAGTGCCGCTGGTCGCGCGCGCCATGCAGACACTGTTCCCCGACTCGCTGGTCGCGCTCCGTCTCCCGTCACTGCTGATCACCATCGGCTACATCGTCGTCGCGGCGCTGACCACCCGCGAACTCGGCGGAAAACGCCTCGCGCAAACCTGCGTCGCCGGTGCCTGCATCCTGGCACCCCACTTCGTGGGGTCGGCGCATCTGCTGGTCACCTACTCGTTCGATCAGGCGCTGTGGGCCTGGATCCTGTGGTTGGTGGTCCGGTGGACGCGCAAGCACCAGCAGGGCGAGTCCGGGGATTTGCTGTTGATCGGCGCCGGGCTGGTCACTGCCGTGACGCTGCAGTTCAAACTGCTCGTTCCGGCGTTGTGGTTGATGCTGGTTCTCACCGCCGTGCTGTTCGGACCGCGTCGGCTGGCGCTGCGTCCCGGTTTGTGGGTGGCCGGGGTTCTGTCGGTGCTGTCCGCCCTGCCCGGTCTGCTGTGGCAGATCGACAACGGTTGGCCCCAGCTGGAGATGGCCGAGGTGGTCGACTCCGAGACCGGAGGAGTCACGTCGTTCCTGCGCGTGTTGTTCACCCAGGTCGGTCCGATCGGGGGCACGCTGACGGTCGTGGGACTGTACGGACTGCTGTTCCGACGGCACCTGAGTCCCTACCGGTTCATCGGGGTCACCGTCGTGGCGCTTACCGCGCTGTTCGCGATGAGCAGCGGACGCTCCTACTACCTGGCCGGTTGCTACGCGGTCCTGTTCGCCGCCGCCACCGTGGTCGTGCAGCACTGGTGGCAGCAACGTCCGGCCACCGCCACCTACCGCTGGCTGTTCCGCGGCTGGACGGCCGCGGTGGCCCTGAGTTACGCCTTCGCCGCCCAGGGGGCGATCAACACGCTGCCGATCGTCCCGGTCTCGGAGATCAGGCCGGGCAACGTCGTGGCCACGGCCAGTCTGGGATGGGAACCGATCACCACTCAGATCGCCGAGCGGTATCGCGCGTTACCGGACGGGGTCCCCACTGCCGTGATCACCCACGACTACTGGTCGGCGAGTGCGCTGCACCACTTCGGGCCCGAGCACGGTCTGTCCGATGTATACAGCCCGAGTCGGGGGTTCTGGTACTTCGACCGCCCCGATGAGGACGTCGAACGTGTCGTCTACCTCGGCTCCGACCGCGAGCAGCTGGAGAAGTGGTTCGGCGACGTCCGCAAGGTCGGCACCGTCGAAACCGATCTCGACGCCGCCACCTACTACGAGGACATGCGAATCTGGGTGGCCGGTGATCCGAAGGAACCGTGGTCGCAGCTGTGGCCGCGGCTGCACCACATGAGCCTGTGGTGA
- a CDS encoding RidA family protein — protein sequence MRESRPRLIRSAELTASVDYAYAAHANGPLVVTAGACPLDEHGVTVYVDDPAGQARRCMHNLAVTLREAETELDHVVRCTVYVATRDRERLRTAWNAVRDEFGTHDPPATLLGVSLLGYDDQLVEIDAMATLP from the coding sequence ATGCGAGAGTCACGTCCCCGGCTGATCCGCAGCGCGGAGTTGACCGCTTCGGTGGACTACGCCTACGCCGCCCACGCGAACGGCCCGCTCGTGGTCACGGCCGGGGCCTGCCCGTTGGACGAGCACGGTGTGACCGTGTACGTCGACGATCCCGCTGGGCAGGCCCGGCGGTGCATGCACAATCTGGCGGTGACCCTGCGCGAGGCCGAAACCGAGCTCGACCACGTGGTGCGTTGCACCGTCTACGTCGCGACTCGGGACCGCGAACGGCTACGTACCGCGTGGAACGCGGTACGTGACGAATTCGGAACCCACGACCCCCCTGCCACGCTGCTCGGCGTGAGTCTGCTCGGCTACGACGACCAGCTGGTGGAAATCGACGCCATGGCCACCCTGCCGTGA